One Centroberyx gerrardi isolate f3 chromosome 6, fCenGer3.hap1.cur.20231027, whole genome shotgun sequence genomic region harbors:
- the LOC139933709 gene encoding caspase a has translation MADKELARVRCALVDKITTPVLKYLLDDLLEDEVLNDGEKESILEENSARTDRVRSLIDMVKKKGDNASRKMIAHLKIRDPELHSSLGLSAGEAQAPAADGPFPVESLTMAPFLIPGLNTSNTQTDNDIYPVKSTRSRLALLITNKDFTDATKNRNGAEKDEQNMEKLLTDLGYTVVKHRNLSGQEIDAAVRNFSQHPGLQETDSVFVIIMSHGKMGAILGVHWREDRPDEFPIDNIYRHLSTQNCPALLNKPKVIIIQACRGEREGAVMVSDGLGGNDDMTPDAWSQPGPFPSADIDDMEEDALRMAHKEKDFISLLSSTPDTVSYRQPKHGSFLVQYIVEVFRARCQQDHIEELFRKVMNRFEDFPSPTKRQMPTKDRCTLTKLFYLFPRH, from the exons aTAAGGAGCTTGCCAGGGTTCGCTGTGCGCTTGTGGACAAGATTACAACCCCAGTTCTTAAGTATCTCCTGGATGACCTTTTAGAGGATGAAGTCTTGAATGATGGGGAGAAAGAATCAATACTTGAGGAAAACAGTGCCAGAACAGACAGGGTACGCAGTCTCATAGACATggtgaagaagaaaggagacaaCGCCAGCAGGAAGATGATCGCTCACCTGAAGATCAGAGACCCTGAACTTCACTCCAGCCTGGGTCTGTCCGCTGGGGAAGCTCAGGCTCCGGCAG CTGACGGCCCTTTTCCCGTGGAGAGTCTGACAATGGCCCCCTTCCTCATCCCCGGTCTTAATACCTCCAACACACAGACGGACAACGAT ATTTACCCTGTGAAGTCCACGAGGAGTCGCCTGGCCCTGCTAATCACCAATAAGGATTTTACTGATGCGACAAAGAATAGGAATGGAGCTGAGAAAGACGAACAGAACATGGAGAAGCTGCTCACAGATCTGGGATACACAGTGGTGAAACACAGGAACCTCAGTGGACAG GAAATCGACGCAGCTGTGAGAAACTTCTCTCAACATCCGGGCCTCcaggagacagacagtgtgtttgtgatcATCATGTCTCACGGGAAAATGGGAGCCATCCTCGGCGTCCACTGGAGGGAGGACCGACCCGACGAGTTCCCCATCGACAATATCTACAGACACTTGAGCACACAGAATTGTCCTGCTCTGCTGAACAAACCCAAGGTCATCATCATCCAGGCCTGCAGAGGAG AAAGGGAAGGAGCTGTGATGGTTAGTGATGGGCTTGGTGGCAATGATGATATGACACCAGATGCTTGGTCCCAGCCCGGTCCCTTCCCATCTGCTGATATAGACGACATGGAGGAAGATGCTTTGAGGATGgcacacaaagaaaaagacTTCATCTCCCTTCTGTCCTCCACTCCTG ATACTGTCTCATATAGACAACCAAAGCATGGGTCTTTTCTTGTCCAGTACATTGTTGAGGTGTTCAGGGCCCGTTGCCAACAGGATCACATTGAGGAACTGTTCAGGAAA GTCATGAACCGCTTTGAAGATTTTCCCTCTCCCACCAAAAGACAGATGCCAACCAAAGACAGATGCACTTTAACAAAACTCTTCTACCTCTTCCCCCGCCACTGA